In one window of Vulpes vulpes isolate BD-2025 chromosome 1, VulVul3, whole genome shotgun sequence DNA:
- the LOC140597847 gene encoding uncharacterized protein translates to MPPATWSSSSSSAPAGRAGGLPGGGGRPSRGTRLGSHAGGGPGPCAAAGHLGSPVLSGAAEGSGGRAGAGGHSPAEGSGGRAEPREVESAPGWGGGGGGGGGGGGGAQGAPGLAARAELGSPGVAGEAGRGRVLAAGARRPPKRGPGWGAGGRGGGGRTGGGGRSDARGPGGWVLQPGAPPPAPHSRGGTARRAPRRAQPSSRRPRGAGAGRGGAGRGRGGLPRRGPSPRAPSPARPAPPRPSPAARSPAERAERDPQPPPRRRAQGSGRRAGRGASAGGRLPGSAASGGRGPALSAAAAGALRGGPREPGSGRARHAPPPAPRPCAPAPRRHPRAAPRAGSPAPLPHLQGSPRPSLPAACSLVLGPDPRRGAGGGEGRGEGAPAPGPPPPPAWVPAPPGRAPLFCVPLASPSPFSPTSAPAPRPPFLARLDWPLPELSDRSPALSLGEPRAGRPRPRRAQRDPRGPRGPQTDGAPETRRTSDPGTPGTERMEMQGIFHQHQTASRGPSKPSAQSKVGCPLDRE, encoded by the exons ATGCCCCCCGCGACCTGGTCGTCGTCGTCTTCGTCCGCCCCCGCGGGCCGCGCCGGGGGCCTcccggggggcggcgggcggccgagCAGGGGCACCAGGCTGGGGTCACACgccgggggcggcccggggcccTGCGCAGCGGCGGGGCATCTCGGCAGCCCCGTCCTGAGCGGCGCGGCCGAGGGCAGCggcgggcgggccggcgcggGCGGGCACAGCCCCGCGGAGGGGAGCGGCGGCCGCGCGGAGCCCCGGGAGGTGGAGTCGGCCCCGGgctggggcggcggcggcggcggcggcggcggcggcggcggcggcgcgcagGGGGCGCCCGGACTCGCGGCTCGCGCGGAGCTGGGCAGCCCCGGAGTTGCGGGCGAGGCGGGACGGGGCCGCGTCCTTGCGGCCGGGGCGCGGAGGCCGCCTAAGCGGGGCCcg gggtggggggcgggggggcggggtgggggcgggaggacggggggcggcgggcggagcGACGCTCGGGGCCCCGGGGGGTGGGtcctgcagcccggggcgccGCCGCCCGCACCCCACTCCCGCGGCGGGACTGCGCGCCGGGCCCCGCGCCGAGCCCAGCCGAGCTCCCGGCgtccgcgcggggcgggggcggggcggggcggggcggggcgggggcgaggcGGGCTCCCGCGGCGCGGCCCTTCCCCTcgcgccccctcccctgcccgccccgccccgccccgcccctcccccgccgcgcgGAGCCCCGCCGAGCGCGCCGAGCGGgacccgcagcccccgccccgccgccgggcGCAGGGGTCTGGGCGGAGAgcgggccgcggggcctccgCAGGCGGGCGCCTCCCGGGGAGCGCGGCATCCGGAGGGCGAGGCCCAGCGCTCAGCGCCGCCGCGGCCGGGGCGCTCCGGGGAGGCCCGCGGGAGCCCGGCTCGGGGCGCGCCAGGCacgctccgccccccgccccccgcccctgcgcccctgcgccccgccGGCACCCCCGGGCCGCGCCCCGCGCGGGGTCCCCAGCGCCCCTTCCTCACCTGCAGGGCTCGCCGCGCCCCTCCCTCCCGGCCGCCTGCAGCCTCGTCCTGGGCCCCGAcccgcggcggggggcggggggcggggaggggaggggggagggcgcgcccgcccccggccctcccccgccccctgcttgGGTCCCGGCGCCCCCAGGCCGAGCTCCCCTCTTTTGCGTCCCccttgcctccccctcccccttcagcCCAACTTCagcccccgcgccgcgcccccccTTCCTGGCCCGGCTCGATTGGCCGCTTCCCGAGCTGTCAGACCGGAGCCCCGCGCTCTCATTGGGCGAGCCTCGGGCCGGGCGGCCGCGACCCAGGAGGGCGCAGCGGGACCCCCGCGGCCCCCGAGGCCCGCAGACGGACGGGGCGCCCGAGACACGGAGGACCTCGGACCCGGGGACGCCGGGGACGGAGAGGATGGAGATGCAGGGG ATCTTTCATCAGCACCAAACTGCCTCCCGTGGACCTAGCAAGCCGTCAGCCCAGAGCAAAGTGGGGTGCCCGCTGGACAGGGAATGA